Below is a genomic region from Polyangia bacterium.
TCGGGCGTTGTCGCATGGTCGTCGCCGAGCCGGAGGATCGCCCGGTCGACGAGCGCGCGCAGGTCCACCTGCGCTACGCCACCAAGTTCCCCGAGATCACCCGCCGCCACCTGCAGGCGCGCGGGACCGTGGCCGAGATCATCAAGCTCTACGGATCGATCGAGATCGCGCCGCTGGTCGGCCTGGCCGATCGGATCGTCGATCTGGTGTCGTCGGGCGAGACGTTGCGCCAGCACAACCTGATCGAGGTGGAGACCATCCTCGAGGTCAGCGCGCGGGTCTGCGTGGGACGCGCGGCGGCCAAGCTGCACGGCGACCGCATCGACGAGATCCTGGCACGGCTGCGCCGCGTCTGCTCGGCCGCGTAGCGCCACCGGTCGGCCTGCCGCAACCCTCCCAACGCCGGCAATCTATCGTCGCCCTCAGTTAGGCGCAAGTAGCTGATATTTAAGCCACAACGTGAGATTCATTGGCACTCTCGGTGGTCGCCTGCTTGACAGCCGGGCCTCGGTGTTTAAGTCTTGCGGCGCATGCCGATCTACGAATACGCCTGCGCCGCCTGCGGACATCAGTTCGAGGAGTGGCAGAAGATGAGCGACAAGCCCATCAAGACCTGTCCGAAATGCAAAGCCAAGAAGGTGGAGAAGCTCATCAGCCACACCTCCTTCAAGCTCAAGGGCGGCGGTTGGTACTCGGACCTCTACGCCGGTCCCAAGCCGAACGGCGCCAAGGACCAGGGGTCATCCAAGGATTCCACCAGTAAGGAAGCCGCCACGGCTTCCAGCTCGACCAACAAGTCGAGCACCGAAACCAAGAAGTCCGAGGCTGCCTGATTCGGGCGGCCCACCACGACGACCACGACTCGAGAAGGAGAACCGATATGAAGATCAGACCTCTGTATGACCGTATCCTCGTCAAGCGCATCGAAGAGCAGGCCAAGACCGCCGGTGGGCTTTTCATCCCCGACACGGCCAAAGAGAAGCCGATGGAGGCCGTCATCGTGGCCGTCGGCAACGGCAAGATCCAAGAGGACGGCTCGCTACGCAAGCTCGAGGTGAAGGCCGGCGAGAAGATCCTCTTCTCCAAGTACTCGGGCAACGAGATCAAGATCGACGGCACCGATCATCTCATCCTCCGCGAGGACGACATCCTCGCGGTGATTGATTAAGTTCGGGACCCTGGGAGGGTCCCGCGCCCCCCGCGATGAGTCCCGCCGGGCAAAGCCCGCCGGCACTCGACGCGATCAACCTTCTAAGTTTTGAATCACTCTCACTGAAAAAGAACTGGAGACAGAAGTCATGGCAGCCAAAGAGATCGTCTTTTCGCAGAACGCCCGCCACAGCATCGCGTCCGGGCTCAACATCCTCGCCAACACGGTCAAGGTGACGCTCGGGCCCCGCGGCCGCAACGTCATCATCGAGAAGTCCTGGGGCTCACCGACGGTGACCAAGGACGGCGTGACCGTCGCCAAGGAGATCGAGCTGGAAGACAAGCTCGCCAACATGGGCGCGCAGATGGTCAAGGAGGTCGCCTCCAAGACCTCCGACATCGCGGGCGACGGCACCACGACGGCGACCGTGCTCGCGCAGGCGATCTACACCGAGGGCTCGAAGCTGGTGGCCGCCGGTCACAACCCGATGGACATCAAGCGCGGCATCGACGCGGCGGTCGCCAAGATCGTTCAGAACCTCAAGGATCAGGCCAAGCCCACCAAGGGTAAGACCGAGATCGCCCAGGTCGGCACGATCAGCGCCAACGGCGAGACCGTCATCGGCGACATCCTGGCCGAGGCCATGGAGAAGGTCGGCAAAGAAGGCGTCATCACCGTCGAAGAAGCCAAGTCGATGGAGACCACGCTGGACGTCGTCGAAGGTATGCAGTTCGACCGCGGCTATCTGTCGCCGTACTTCGTGACCGACGCCGAGCGCATGGAAGCCGTGCTGGAAGATTGCTTCATCCTCATCCACGAGAAGAAGCTGTCGAACATGAAGGACCTCTTGCCGGTGCTCGAGCAGATCGCCAAGTCGGGCAAGCCGTTCCTGATCGTCGCCGAGGACGTCGACGGCGAGGCGCTGGCCACTTTGGTGGTGAACAAGCTGCGCGGCACGCTGCACGTCTGCGCCGTCAAGGCGCCGGGCTTCGGCGATCGCCGCAAGGAGATGCTGAAGGACATCGCTGTCCTCA
It encodes:
- a CDS encoding zinc ribbon domain-containing protein, with the protein product MPIYEYACAACGHQFEEWQKMSDKPIKTCPKCKAKKVEKLISHTSFKLKGGGWYSDLYAGPKPNGAKDQGSSKDSTSKEAATASSSTNKSSTETKKSEAA
- the hisG gene encoding ATP phosphoribosyltransferase, with the translated sequence IPEHDLRVLIVRDVDVPAYVEHGAADFGISGRDVLEEQDRDLYDPLDLGIGRCRMVVAEPEDRPVDERAQVHLRYATKFPEITRRHLQARGTVAEIIKLYGSIEIAPLVGLADRIVDLVSSGETLRQHNLIEVETILEVSARVCVGRAAAKLHGDRIDEILARLRRVCSAA
- the groL gene encoding chaperonin GroEL (60 kDa chaperone family; promotes refolding of misfolded polypeptides especially under stressful conditions; forms two stacked rings of heptamers to form a barrel-shaped 14mer; ends can be capped by GroES; misfolded proteins enter the barrel where they are refolded when GroES binds), whose amino-acid sequence is MAAKEIVFSQNARHSIASGLNILANTVKVTLGPRGRNVIIEKSWGSPTVTKDGVTVAKEIELEDKLANMGAQMVKEVASKTSDIAGDGTTTATVLAQAIYTEGSKLVAAGHNPMDIKRGIDAAVAKIVQNLKDQAKPTKGKTEIAQVGTISANGETVIGDILAEAMEKVGKEGVITVEEAKSMETTLDVVEGMQFDRGYLSPYFVTDAERMEAVLEDCFILIHEKKLSNMKDLLPVLEQIAKSGKPFLIVAEDVDGEALATLVVNKLRGTLHVCAVKAPGFGDRRKEMLKDIAVLTGGQSVTEDLGIKLENLTLKDLGRAKRITVDKDNTTIVEGAGKKADIEARVKQIRTQIEDTTSDYDREKLQERLAKLVGGVAVVKVGAATESEMKEKKARVEDALHATRAAVEEGIVPGGGVALIRALPSLDSLKFDDDRQYGVNIIRRAAEEPLRQIANNAGVDGSIVVDKVRNGKGSFGFNAATEVYEDLVKAGVIDPTKVVRAALQNAASVASLMLTTEALVAERPKKKSPSAGGAGAHGGGMGGMGGGDEDF
- the groES gene encoding co-chaperone GroES; the protein is MKIRPLYDRILVKRIEEQAKTAGGLFIPDTAKEKPMEAVIVAVGNGKIQEDGSLRKLEVKAGEKILFSKYSGNEIKIDGTDHLILREDDILAVID